A stretch of DNA from Rhineura floridana isolate rRhiFlo1 chromosome 20, rRhiFlo1.hap2, whole genome shotgun sequence:
TGTTGCCAGTGGGGCTTGCTGGAAGGCAGCCCCCTGCATTCCCTCGTGAGAGAGGAGTGCTTCCTTTTCAAACGCAGTTGTCTTGAAAACTGGGCATTCTCTTGCAGAGGGATAGAAGGGTTTACTCTAGAGGCACGGCTGAAGTCTTTACCTAGATAAGTACACTATACAAGGCACTGCCCCTTTCACATCTGGCAATAGTCTTCCAGAAACTGCTGAGGAGCAATTGGATGGGAAGTCTtgacatatatattttaaaaagccaagatGATTATGACAGATTTAGGGAGGGCACAATTCAACAGATTTCCGCATCTTGCCTGATTTGCTCACTTCCGTTGTGTTCAACTCTTCTGCAGCCTGCGGGAAATTGACAGCAATAAGTGACCCAATAACGGTCAAGACATCCGGATCAAGGTTTGGCTCGTGGATGACAGACCCCTTAGCTCCAGAGGGTGAAAACAAGGTAAGATGCCAAGTCTAGCTGCACCTTTAGTGTGTTCCTGACTTAATTTTTCTCCTACTAAGCCATGAACAGAACAAGAGGGATATTTCTCAGCCCACACCCATAGAACTATGctgcttttgtttaaaaaaataattctgttATTTTCTCAAAAAATCTCCATTATATCATATTTCACAACTTGGGATCAGGTTAGCTAAGGAACTGCTTTTCCACATATCTATCCTTGACTGGCAACTGCGTTCCTCAGATGGGGTACTGCTGAGAGAACTGCATGCCCCAGGGATGTGCTTCATACATAGCAGAAATGGGGCATTTAGTGCTGTAGTGCAAGCTCTCTGGAATCAATTGCCAGCTAACATCAGACAGGCGCATAGCACCTTGATATTTAGGCAGTTATTGAAGCCGCTTTTGTTTAAAaaggctttccctgaagtgtATGATCCCACGCATTTTGTGGAATAGTAACTGTACAATTGCAGaaataggtttatttatttaggaaatcTATATACCATCCTTTGTCAAAAGACTACAGGGTGATTTACAGCAGAGAACATAACAAACAATCTATGTCAATGTTTAACATAATACCAAAAAAACAATAAtaagaaatacataataaaatgtgAAGTCTTGTAACATAAGTTATTACCTACTTATCTTAAGTCTATCTTCTGTATTTTCTTTCAcattatcttatttattatttgtttgtttatcattCTGGTATTACAACTTCCTTacaaaggagctccaggtggcgtACAcggctctcctccctctccatttaatcctcacaacaaccctgtgaggtaggttaggctgagagactgtgactagtataaggtcacccagcaagcttcatggccacacgtggatttgaaccctggtctcccaggtctcagtccaaCGCTTGAACCAGTACACTGCAGTGGCTGCCTTGCTGTTCACCACTTTGATAGACATCTCTCAACCCCCATATGCTGACTTTCCCCCCATGTTTCCTTTCCATAGGTCTGGTATATGGACAGCTACCATAACAACCGCTTCGTCCGGGAGTACAAATCCATGTCTGACTTCATGAATACAGACAACTTCACCTCTCACCGCCTCCCTCACCCCTGGTCCGGGACAGGCCAAGTGGTCTACAATGGCTCGATCTTTTTCAACAAATACCAAAGCCACATCATCATCAAATTTGACTTGAAGACTGAGACCATTCTTAAGACACGCAGCTTGGACTATGCGGGCTACAACAATGTCTACCACTACGCCTGGGGAGGCCATTCGGACATTGACCTCATGGTGGACGAGAACGGCCTGTGGGCTGTCTACGCCACCAACCAGAATGCGGGAAACATTGTCATCAGCAAGCTGGACCCAAACACTTTGCAAAGCATCCAGACTTGGAATACCAGCTACCCAAAACGCAGTGCTGGCGAAGGTTTCATCATCTGCGGCACTTTATACGTCACCAACGGTTACTCAGGGGGAACCAAGGTGACCTATGCGTATCAGACCAACACCTCCACTTATGAATATATAGATATCCCCTTCTTAAATAAATATTCCCATATTtctatgttggactacaaccccaaggACAGAGCCCTCTATGCGTGGAACAATGGCCATCAAATACTTTACAATGTCACTCTCTTCCATGTGGTCAGATCAGATGAATTGTAGTCCACTTTTTGTCTGGAACAAAACTGAAAtctttcactcacacacacaaaacctggaAAGGATACATCGtatggaaatatattttaaaaaaaatagagaaggaatttcagaaacaGCTGCCAAAATGTAAAAATGAGAGATGCTCCAATATTCAAACCTGCAAGATCATCACTTTCCTCTCCAACGTTTATCGGATATCAAACTCGTGTTACAGACAAAGTGGGCTGGGACGACACAAAATGCAGCCGCTCATTTGCAGCTGGAACTGCACTTGACAAAACTAGTTTTCCGTTCTccagtggttttttaaaatttctttcttttctttcccagGAGGGCAGGCAGTtgccatttgtttgttttattttccttCTCTTTCAGTAGCAAAGTTGTAGTTCTAAAGTACAATGTAAGGCAATGACTGTTGGAAAATTTATCATTGGGATgtagtgggagggagggagaatgggAGGGACACGCGATTATTTCATTCCTCTTCTTTTTTGGTGCGTTGCATGGACATTTTCCTACATCACAGCCAGCTATGATGGATGTATGGATTGTGAAGCTGATTCACATTGATGGAGtctcaattttcttttttttaaggaatgTTGCAGGTGGAGATTGTAGTCCATTCCAGCTACTTTTCCCCTTTTGATCTATGCCTCGTTTTCCTCCGTGTTTTCTGTCACCTTTAGATTGACTGTTCTGGGACCCAAAGTAGCTAATGGATCTGTGTCTCTTTAGTagctataaaatacaaaatggaaaaaaaaagaaaaaaaaggtgtaTGGACAAGTTGTTGTacccaaatatttgtttgaacatgtATCCAACCAATATCTTGTACGCTGTTATGTCTGTTATTAACCAGAGGTGGAAAAAAAATAAACTTTGTATGTCCAAGTTTATGCAATGAATGTTGTAAATGCAAATGATGTCCTTTGGATTAATAAATGAAGGTTTCATATCTTAAAAAGTATTAACCATTGCTGTGTTTGCCTTAAGACAAGAATGGGGGACCtccagggtgtgtgtgagagagaggggttgaatgtggccctccagtcctctttatgtggcccttggaactctctgcaGGCCCCATCCGCAAAGATCATACTCTGTGTTCACTTTGATTGGTTTTGCcacctgaaatgtgtccttgaactctgacaattggttgtaaacaggggtgtagtcatacgGGGTCTCTGCGGGGTCTCTGGGggctcttagaccctttacctttttgggagcagggtccctatgtctccagcatcctacaagtcaatcagcatgaaagggagtgtgttagccactgggaagagtcttctcacatgctcctctcctgttgattggagccaatcctaGTGAAAGGAGgcaggtcagccactgagaggactcttctcagtgctaacgctctgctctttcatgcttattggttcctaggcattatcaaggatctcattctcaaccccacagcaaaaaacgtggggagggggcatgggtgTGAtcaacatgaagagaccctgctcttctgaatttgccactacactactggttgtaAAGTAAGTCCTGCTCGGAGTAGAGTCtgaacctaagttactcatgtctttttctctttaacgggtctactctgagtaagactaccaTTGAATACCTCCCAAtgtttcttgcttgtctgggtggaggatggagagatgtgcagGGCCTGACTTTTGCACGGCTAGAATGCAGCCTCCGGTACaaaaggtaagaatcacatctgttgctccgcccactttggcctctggcactgcccaccattggcatgcagcccACTCTTCCCCAGAGGCTGGCCATTTATtgatttgttgttttgtttatttcagatatttatattctgcttaatAGTCAGAATTGCTAAGTGGTGTGCATAAAACACAGTgaataagaacaattaaaattcatcagcaaaaaaattacattttaggAGCAGGATGCATTCAAAATGTGCACAAGGAAATTTTTCAtgccttaaaaaaaatccacaaaagaaaaaaaataacccACACAGCATGGAAAGGATCTAAGCTTAAGTGCATGTGAAACTGCCATGGAAAGACAACAGGCTGATCTGCTTATTCCTATTCTGGGAACACCTTTCAGGAGATCTTCATGCACTTAGCCACAACTGCCAAGAGACCTCTCCTCATTCACAATTATAACTTATCCTTTAAAAAAGTCATTGAAGCGATCTGCGGTTGCCACATCTTGTGGCCCTGAGACCTACAAGTCCACTGCACACTGTGGGAAGGACTGTAgatcagctgctttgcatgcagaaggtcccagtgtcAATTCctgatggcatctgcaggtagggctggggaagtccTTCCATGGTAGATATGACcaccagtggctgctagccacgatggctgggcTCTGCTTTCAAAGTCAGAGGcggcatgcttccaaatatcagttgctggaaaccgtaggAGGGGACAGTGCACGTGTGCTcgcgtcctgcttgtgggcatcttctcattggggcatctggttggccactgtaggatgCTAccctagatgggccccttttggcctgatccagcaagctctttggTTCTTATGATTCCTTCGTTTTCAGATTCTTCCAGGCTCCACCACAACTCATTCAGTCAGGACTGGTGAGCCTGtgggccttcagatgttggactccgcCTCTCCCAATGATCTggcgtgatgggagttgtagtctactgCAGGTCCCCAGTACCTGCACTATGCATCTCTACCCTTCTTCCACTTTTTGGTCCCACATGGAGCCTGTtatctttgaaaatggaaatcaaTAGTCCTTCTCCGATGTAGAACCGATACATCAATGTTGCAATCACATTTTATGTTTTCATTGCATGCATTAATGGCAAAGAAAAGCTCTGGGCAAGAAAGGTGTCTCCAGATACATATGATCTATTGGCTTGCTTCTTCCAAGCTGGGCTATTGCTGTGCAATATGTGGTTAAATAAAATGCGGAGAAAACATGACTTCTAAATATAGATGCATAGAGAGCTGCActgggttaaaaaaaagaaaaggaaagaaaaaagatctTGTATCCATTTATCTTCCCAAGAATGCACCATGGGGATTTAGTAATTAAACTGTACCCATTCAGTTGCTATGGAGCTCATAGCAGCACCCGGGTGCATCCATCATTCAGAGAGCAAAGAAAAAAATGCGGCAGCACATGTTCGCCTCTCTTTTTCCACACTAAAAAAAGCCATGTTCTCTTTCACACCATGAACTGTTGCTCAAGCTGTCTGTCCCTATTTCCTGTTTTCTGGTCTCTGCCCCTGATGAGGCACTGTTTTGCCTTTTGTGGATGTTTTAAAGCCACTCCTGTCACTTGATATGTTTAGAATCATAGAGATGAAAGGGActtcaaaggccatctagtccaacctacGGCCAATGAAGGAAGCtttggaggacagattttggcacagcataGTCTATGATATTGTGAAGTGTTGCATGATCTGGCTTTCTCTCCACAGTCCCTGAGGGATTCTCTCTTCTGTTTCTGACCTCCTCTACCCTTTAGTAaaataacataagaagatcctgctggatgaggccaaaggggccccctctagtccaccctcctgttctcgcagtggccaaccagatgccccaatgggaagcccacaagcagggcccgagtgcaacagcacttgcgattcccatcaactggtattcaaggcacactgcctctgacaggggaggtagagcatagccagcaTTGCTAGTAAGCAGCGATAGCCTTGTgctcctacatgaatttgtctaatccccttttgaagccctccaagttggtggccgttgcTGCCTCTTGCAGGAGCAAATTCCAAGGTTTAACAATGCCCTGTGTGAGAAAGCAAGtacttcctttgtctgtcctgaattttccagcattcagcttcattgcataTCCATGAGCTCTAACATTACaacagagaggggggaaatgtttttCTCTACCCGCTGTCTCCagtgccatgcatgattttatacacttctatcatgtcacctctgactcgtttttttctctaaatgaaaaagccccaaatgctgcaacccttcCCCACAGGGCAGTCGCTCCGTCCCCTTGATCGTTTCGGTTGCCCTGTCCTgaacctttttccagctctacaatgtcctttttgaagtgaggcagcCAGAGCTGGACAGAGTGTTCCAATTGCGGCCTCACCAtcgatttatacaatggcattatggaTAACAACATGGTGAACGGTTCGCCTGACGCCCCTTCCTGTTCCAGCTGGGACAATCGCTCTTGCATGGCTCATTCCGGAAAGACGACAGCTGATAATTATCAGGACTGCAACAGGCATAGAAATCTGGGAAATCCTCCCTCTGAAGCTGGTGTTTGGCTTTGGGAGGATTTCCCTTACGGGGGCCTGGGCTGTGATCTGCGTTTAACATGGAGGAAACCCGTGCATTAAATGCAAAGGCACGCTTAACACCACCTCTAAGATTGGGCCCTGATCATTTAGGTTTGGGACATGGGCCCCAGGCAGGAGTGAGCAGCCCCAGACCCATGTTGCTAAATTTGGCCTTCcagcctctgtctggccctcgagaCCTCCCCACCCgcatccctcactggccttgctgtgCACCCTCCTGGAGTGGTTCTGCTTGAACTCTGACTGTGCTTCTcacttgaggaggaggaggaggagggaggcatgtgtttgtatgtttttttctttgttttgtatttgatttattctgttttcatgttatgtatattgttagagatttattgttcagttatgtttatttaaaatgtgaattattgcttttttttaattagcaattgtaccaaatgtgaattgtatattgatttttatgttgtaaactgcccagagagcttcggctatggggcggtatacaagtgtaataataataataataataatgatgatgatgatgatgatgatgggtgtgtgtgtgtgtgtgtgtagtctatTGTGTACACGGGtaatatttgcatttgttgctctgcccagttcTGCCCAgtttggctctgcccaccactggcatgtggcccttgagaggttgcccaaaagggcatgcggccctcagtctgaaaaagtttccccaccccttccacccttgctctctctccccccctcgccACTTGCTTGGGCAGTGGTGAGGCCGTGTGTTTCATTGCTCCAAACTCCACACCTTGCCAATGATCCCAAAACTCTGCCTCAGAAAGTAATTAAAGGCCGTTGCTATGGAGATCTTTCCTGTCATGTTTGCTCTGTCAGCATCCAGCTGGTTGGGAAAGTGGGTCATTTTTTGCAGCCTCTCAGCTTGTTTCCGTGGCGCTGAGACGTGGCCAGTCGGTGGCAGGTGGGAAGTTGCCACGGATGGTCACGAAAGTTCAGTGTTGTGTGCCCTGGAGGAAaggacctgtgtgtgtgtgtgcatacgtgagtgcatgcgtgcatgcatggTCCTTCACAGAGACTTCTTATACATTTTATTACCAGCCAGCCAGATTTGGGGTTATCTAGTGGCAGCGTTTCAAAAATTCCAGAGACCTCTAAGGACAAGATGAGCCTGCCAAAGCAATGTTAGAAAACAGCCTCTCAGTTGGTCACTTGCGGTGAGCAATAAAAGCCTCCAAGCAACTAAGAAGAGAAGCTTTACCACATTAGCTACAAGTATCAAATACTGGCATCTGTGTGAGAGAGTCAGTAATGGACTTGGATGAGGCAGCAACCTGGGGCAGCCCACTTCTATATAGCGCAGTCTACAGTGGTTGATGGGCAGGGAACAGACGGCTGCATCCTCCGGCTAGCTCTTGGGGAGGAAAGAGAGTGAACTCAGGCTTCACACTATGCCCAGATGTGTACATTTACCACTTAGTGCCATAATCCAAGAAGTGTAGGAATTCTATTACTTACCATTGCGGGGGGGGAGGAATAGGCAGAGACACCAGGAGTCAGAAAAAAATAGCTTTGAGGGGCCACATCAGGGATGTTGCTGGGTCCTTAAAAGATTCAGGGCATGGACCCACAAACACAAATTTGCAGAAAACACGCATATGCTGATTGCTGCATctattatatattttggaaatttgCTTGTTGGTTGGCTATGTGTTTTAAGATATTGTAAGCACATTTTGCACAATGGTTGATGGGGTCAAGGAGCAGGTTTCATCTAGGTTTGGATaccattggatgccattttgaatgaagatgacggactgaacctttcaagcCTGCACGGCGTTTAAGCAAATTTTgtgtgatggttcctgagatcaagcatGAGGTTTTCATCTATGTATACGTGGATGCTGTTTTGGAtttaattggatgccattttgaatcaagatggcacagtgaacctttcaaagctgcactgattttaaccactggttTAAAAACTGCaatgattttttggtttcttagaattcctgagcaacaccaggtatgaggctgctagCAGATGGATAGACGCATGTTTAGAACATAAATGTCACAGACAGTAAGCCCAAATAATTTCCCATCCGAAACATCCCACATAAATTCATCTGCACCCCAGCATCACCCCAGATCAGTTCCTCTTTTCATTCATGTGCCCTCAGTTAATCTCCCAACAGAACCTGCTCCAAATCTATTACCACCAAATCACCTCTAGATAAAGTCatcttaaattaatttatttcCCCAAATTAATATCCGACCCACTAACTCAGATCGCCCCCGAATTCATCATTCACCCAtcaacacttgggggggggggcttagaaAAAATTCAAGGCCTGTCCCTCATTGGCCCTCCCCTCACCATGCACAATCTCTTCCTAGGCACCTATCTAATGTAATGTCCACAATACCACGCTCAATGAATATGGGTTTATCCAGCCTCAGACACGCGTTTGGCCTTGCAACTCTTT
This window harbors:
- the OLFM1 gene encoding noelin isoform X1, yielding MSVPLLKIGVVLSTMAMITNWMSQTLPSLVGLNTTKLTAASGGTLDRSTGVLPTNPEESWQVYSSAQDSEGRCICTVVAPQQTMCSRDARTKQLRQLLEKVQNMSQSIEVLDRRTQRDLQYVEKMENQMRGLESKFKQVEESHKQHLARQFKAIKEKMEALRPLIPVLEEYKADAKLVLQFKEEVQNLTSVLNELQEEIGAYDYEELQNRVSNLEERLRACMQKLACGKLTAISDPITVKTSGSRFGSWMTDPLAPEGENKVWYMDSYHNNRFVREYKSMSDFMNTDNFTSHRLPHPWSGTGQVVYNGSIFFNKYQSHIIIKFDLKTETILKTRSLDYAGYNNVYHYAWGGHSDIDLMVDENGLWAVYATNQNAGNIVISKLDPNTLQSIQTWNTSYPKRSAGEGFIICGTLYVTNGYSGGTKVTYAYQTNTSTYEYIDIPFLNKYSHISMLDYNPKDRALYAWNNGHQILYNVTLFHVVRSDEL
- the OLFM1 gene encoding noelin isoform X3 → MCSRDARTKQLRQLLEKVQNMSQSIEVLDRRTQRDLQYVEKMENQMRGLESKFKQVEESHKQHLARQFKAIKEKMEALRPLIPVLEEYKADAKLVLQFKEEVQNLTSVLNELQEEIGAYDYEELQNRVSNLEERLRACMQKLACGKLTAISDPITVKTSGSRFGSWMTDPLAPEGENKVWYMDSYHNNRFVREYKSMSDFMNTDNFTSHRLPHPWSGTGQVVYNGSIFFNKYQSHIIIKFDLKTETILKTRSLDYAGYNNVYHYAWGGHSDIDLMVDENGLWAVYATNQNAGNIVISKLDPNTLQSIQTWNTSYPKRSAGEGFIICGTLYVTNGYSGGTKVTYAYQTNTSTYEYIDIPFLNKYSHISMLDYNPKDRALYAWNNGHQILYNVTLFHVVRSDEL
- the OLFM1 gene encoding noelin isoform X2, with protein sequence MRPASKLLSLLYLLLMGTELTQVLPTNPEESWQVYSSAQDSEGRCICTVVAPQQTMCSRDARTKQLRQLLEKVQNMSQSIEVLDRRTQRDLQYVEKMENQMRGLESKFKQVEESHKQHLARQFKAIKEKMEALRPLIPVLEEYKADAKLVLQFKEEVQNLTSVLNELQEEIGAYDYEELQNRVSNLEERLRACMQKLACGKLTAISDPITVKTSGSRFGSWMTDPLAPEGENKVWYMDSYHNNRFVREYKSMSDFMNTDNFTSHRLPHPWSGTGQVVYNGSIFFNKYQSHIIIKFDLKTETILKTRSLDYAGYNNVYHYAWGGHSDIDLMVDENGLWAVYATNQNAGNIVISKLDPNTLQSIQTWNTSYPKRSAGEGFIICGTLYVTNGYSGGTKVTYAYQTNTSTYEYIDIPFLNKYSHISMLDYNPKDRALYAWNNGHQILYNVTLFHVVRSDEL